A genome region from Dickeya chrysanthemi NCPPB 402 includes the following:
- a CDS encoding DUF1868 domain-containing protein: protein MMNPLRRRLVLQLPLLAYGMSLFARADDTFNTMRPSGSLVPTPRDIGGKFNPDGSVRRFPGNTIISHIPLGSAASNALMTVRDTLKQQDFSHCLTFTPPSSYHMTVFEGVTESKRRLPFWPAGLPTDAPLQICTDYLARKLTGFSLQASLPFKMRITEFNAQQDSGATIRLTPVDDNEERKLRTLRDRLSERLAIRAPDHDTYGFHVTLGYLTRWMTEEESQAYLKTQQACLRYLQQQVPVLELGVPEFCVFNDMFAFDTQFNIGQPVATVPLTT, encoded by the coding sequence ATGATGAACCCGTTACGCCGCCGCCTCGTCCTACAACTGCCGCTACTGGCTTACGGCATGTCGTTATTTGCCCGCGCCGACGACACGTTCAACACCATGCGTCCATCCGGTTCTCTGGTGCCGACGCCGCGCGACATCGGCGGCAAATTCAATCCCGACGGCAGCGTGCGTCGTTTCCCCGGCAACACCATTATTTCCCACATCCCGCTGGGGTCCGCCGCATCGAATGCGTTGATGACCGTTCGTGATACGCTCAAACAACAGGACTTCAGTCATTGCCTGACGTTCACCCCACCCTCCAGCTACCACATGACGGTATTTGAAGGCGTGACCGAATCCAAACGCCGATTGCCGTTCTGGCCTGCCGGCCTGCCCACCGATGCGCCGTTACAGATCTGTACCGACTATCTGGCACGCAAGCTGACGGGATTCTCTCTGCAAGCCTCGCTACCGTTTAAAATGCGCATCACCGAGTTCAATGCGCAGCAGGATTCCGGCGCCACAATTCGCCTGACGCCGGTAGATGACAACGAGGAGCGTAAACTGCGCACACTGCGTGATCGGTTATCCGAGCGGCTGGCTATCCGCGCGCCGGACCACGACACCTATGGCTTTCACGTTACGCTGGGGTATCTGACGCGCTGGATGACGGAAGAAGAATCGCAAGCGTATCTGAAAACCCAGCAGGCGTGCCTGCGTTACCTGCAACAACAGGTGCCGGTACTGGAACTGGGTGTGCCGGAGTTCTGCGTGTTCAACGACATGTTCGCCTTCGACACGCAATTCAACATCGGCCAACCGGTCGCCACCGTGCCGTTAACCACCTGA
- the ahpF gene encoding alkyl hydroperoxide reductase subunit F has translation MLDNNMQLQLKAYLEKLTKPVELVATLDDSAKSAEVRALLTEIAGLSDKVSFFENNELPVRKPSFLVTNPGAANGPRFAGAPMGHEFTSLVLALLQTGGHPSKEAQELLDQIRDLDGKFHFETYYSLTCHNCPDVVQALNLMSILNPNVTHTAIDGGVFQDEIKDRNIMGVPTVFLNGEHFSQGRMSLAEIVGKIDTGATARVVDKLNSRPVYDVLIVGSGPAGAAAAVYAARKGIRTGLMGERFGGQILDTVDIENYISVPKTEGAKLATALKTHVDDYDVDVIDLQSAQKLIPAAEPGQPHQIETASGAVLKSRSIIIATGARWRNMNVPGEDQYRTRGVTYCPHCDGPLFKGKHVAVIGGGNSGVEAAIDLAGVVKHVTLLEFAPELKADSVLQDKLRSLPNVDVIVNAQTTEVLGDGQKVTGLQYKDRTTDSIHKLALEGIFVQIGLLPNTGWLEGAVERNRIGEIEIDARCETSVKGVFAAGDCTTVPYKQIIIATGEGAKASLSAFDYLIRTQA, from the coding sequence ATGCTCGACAATAACATGCAGCTCCAGTTGAAAGCCTATCTGGAAAAATTAACCAAACCTGTTGAGTTAGTGGCGACGCTGGACGACTCAGCTAAGTCCGCGGAAGTTCGTGCATTATTGACCGAGATCGCCGGGCTGTCCGACAAAGTCAGTTTCTTTGAAAATAACGAGCTGCCGGTGCGTAAGCCGTCGTTTCTGGTGACCAATCCCGGCGCCGCCAATGGGCCGCGTTTTGCCGGTGCGCCGATGGGGCATGAATTTACCTCGCTGGTGCTGGCATTGCTGCAAACAGGTGGTCATCCGTCGAAGGAAGCGCAAGAATTACTCGATCAAATCCGCGATCTGGACGGTAAATTCCACTTCGAAACCTATTATTCGCTGACCTGCCACAACTGCCCGGATGTGGTGCAGGCGCTGAATTTAATGTCGATCCTGAACCCGAATGTGACCCACACCGCGATTGACGGCGGCGTGTTTCAGGATGAGATCAAAGACCGCAATATCATGGGCGTTCCCACGGTATTCCTGAACGGCGAGCATTTCAGTCAGGGCCGTATGAGCCTGGCGGAAATCGTCGGCAAGATAGACACCGGCGCGACTGCCCGCGTGGTCGACAAACTCAACAGCCGCCCGGTGTATGACGTGCTGATCGTCGGCAGCGGCCCGGCAGGGGCGGCGGCGGCCGTGTATGCGGCCCGTAAAGGCATCCGCACCGGTTTGATGGGCGAACGTTTCGGCGGCCAGATTCTGGATACCGTCGATATCGAAAACTATATTTCGGTGCCGAAGACCGAAGGCGCCAAACTGGCGACCGCGCTGAAAACCCATGTGGACGACTACGATGTCGACGTTATCGATTTGCAGAGCGCGCAAAAACTGATCCCGGCCGCTGAACCGGGCCAGCCGCACCAGATCGAAACCGCCTCCGGCGCCGTGCTGAAGTCCCGTAGCATTATCATTGCCACCGGTGCGCGCTGGCGCAACATGAACGTGCCGGGCGAAGATCAGTACCGCACCCGCGGCGTAACCTATTGCCCGCATTGCGACGGCCCGCTGTTTAAAGGCAAACATGTGGCGGTGATCGGCGGCGGCAACTCCGGCGTGGAAGCGGCCATCGACCTGGCGGGCGTAGTCAAACACGTCACCCTGCTGGAGTTCGCACCGGAGCTGAAAGCGGATTCGGTGTTGCAAGACAAGCTGCGCAGCCTGCCGAATGTGGATGTGATCGTCAATGCGCAAACCACCGAAGTGCTGGGCGACGGCCAGAAAGTCACTGGCTTGCAATATAAAGATCGCACTACCGACAGCATTCACAAGCTGGCGCTGGAAGGGATTTTCGTGCAGATCGGCCTGCTGCCGAATACCGGTTGGTTGGAAGGCGCGGTTGAGCGTAACCGCATCGGCGAAATCGAGATCGATGCCCGTTGCGAAACCAGCGTGAAAGGCGTGTTTGCCGCCGGGGACTGCACCACCGTGCCTTACAAACAGATTATCATCGCCACTGGCGAGGGCGCGAAAGCCTCCCTGAGCGCGTTTGACTATTTAATCAGAACGCAGGCGTAA
- the ahpC gene encoding alkyl hydroperoxide reductase subunit C, translated as MSVINTKVKPFKNQAFKDGQFIEVTEQNIEGKWSVFFFYPADFTFVCPTELGDVADYYDEFQKIGVDIYSVSTDTHFTHKAWHSSSDTIAKIKYAMIGDPTGALTRNFENMREDQGLADRGTFIVDPQGIIQAVEITAEGIGRDASDLLRKVKAAQYVASHPGEVCPAKWKEGDATLAPSLDLVGKI; from the coding sequence ATGTCCGTTATCAACACTAAAGTTAAACCGTTTAAAAATCAGGCTTTTAAAGATGGTCAGTTCATCGAAGTCACCGAGCAGAACATCGAAGGCAAATGGAGCGTGTTCTTCTTCTATCCGGCTGACTTTACGTTTGTCTGCCCGACTGAATTGGGCGATGTAGCGGATTATTACGACGAATTCCAGAAAATCGGCGTCGATATTTACTCTGTATCCACCGATACCCACTTTACTCACAAAGCCTGGCACAGCAGCTCCGACACCATCGCCAAGATCAAATACGCGATGATCGGCGACCCGACCGGCGCGCTGACCCGTAACTTCGAAAACATGCGTGAAGATCAGGGCCTGGCCGACCGCGGTACTTTCATCGTTGACCCGCAGGGCATCATTCAGGCGGTGGAAATCACGGCTGAAGGCATTGGTCGTGACGCATCCGACCTGCTGCGCAAGGTGAAAGCCGCTCAGTACGTCGCTTCTCACCCAGGTGAAGTGTGCCCGGCCAAATGGAAAGAAGGTGATGCCACGCTGGCGCCGTCTCTGGACCTGGTCGGCAAAATTTAA
- a CDS encoding FecCD family ABC transporter permease: MREGRHYAAVCLLAVLALLATMLFSTAVGAIRIPFSQVLASLMPEHGGVPDNVRRIVLELRLPRTLLAAITGAGLAIVGALLQTTTRNDLADPFLFGLSSGASAGAVLVMTRFGEGFGAFTLPVAAFGGGICSALAVMLLFFLRQGRQAEHLVICGLAISFLFGALTSYLVFSGDQRAASAVLFWSLGGLGLARWDNLPVALCSLLVLIGVVQARWRSLDGLLAGEQTAASLGVDVNRLRLEVFLCCALATALLVSLTGVIGFVGLMVPHLCRPLTGARHRRLILLCGLLGAVLLGIGDTFSRILLPSQELPVGVVTAGLGGVFVMVLLAKR; the protein is encoded by the coding sequence ATGCGCGAAGGCCGTCATTACGCGGCAGTTTGCCTGCTGGCTGTGCTGGCGCTACTGGCGACGATGCTGTTCAGCACGGCGGTGGGCGCCATTCGGATTCCATTCTCGCAGGTGCTGGCGTCGCTGATGCCTGAACACGGCGGTGTACCGGATAATGTGCGTCGCATCGTGCTGGAACTGCGTTTACCACGCACCCTGTTGGCGGCTATCACCGGTGCCGGGCTGGCGATAGTCGGCGCCTTGCTGCAAACCACCACCCGCAACGATCTGGCGGATCCCTTCCTGTTCGGTTTATCTTCCGGCGCATCGGCCGGGGCCGTGCTGGTGATGACCCGCTTTGGCGAAGGGTTCGGCGCTTTCACGCTGCCGGTTGCGGCGTTTGGCGGCGGCATCTGTTCGGCGTTGGCGGTGATGCTGTTGTTCTTCCTGCGCCAGGGGCGGCAGGCGGAGCATCTGGTGATCTGCGGGCTGGCGATTTCCTTCCTGTTCGGGGCGTTGACCAGCTATCTGGTGTTTTCCGGTGATCAACGCGCCGCCAGTGCGGTGCTGTTTTGGTCACTGGGCGGGCTGGGGCTGGCGCGTTGGGATAATTTGCCGGTGGCGTTGTGCAGCCTGCTGGTATTAATCGGGGTTGTGCAGGCGCGCTGGCGGTCGCTGGACGGCCTGTTGGCCGGCGAACAGACGGCGGCGTCGCTGGGGGTGGATGTCAACCGGCTACGCCTTGAGGTGTTTCTGTGCTGCGCGCTGGCGACGGCGCTGCTGGTGTCGCTGACCGGCGTGATCGGGTTTGTCGGGCTAATGGTGCCGCATTTATGCCGTCCATTAACCGGGGCGCGCCATCGGCGGTTGATCCTGCTGTGCGGCTTGCTGGGCGCGGTGTTGCTGGGTATCGGCGATACCTTCAGCCGTATTTTGCTGCCGTCGCAGGAACTGCCGGTGGGGGTCGTCACCGCCGGGTTAGGCGGCGTTTTTGTGATGGTGCTGCTGGCAAAACGTTAG
- a CDS encoding ABC transporter substrate-binding protein, translated as MGFLLGFGVSVAQASGFPVTVQSCGKPLTFTQAPQRAIINDLNMSEMAFALHLQPQVVGLTGISGWYKMTPEFRRQMGAIPELSPKYPSLETLLGANPDFFFAGWNYGMKVGGEVTPDTLAKYGIKTLVLSESCIFEDPHRPRAGMALLYDDVLTLGKIFGRAEQAQALVEQWRARLAALPKPPSGQAPLKVFVYDSGEDKPFTSGLYAMPTAIIDAAGGRNVMDGMTASWAATSWETVAAAEPDLIILLDYQNGGGAAALQHVLESHPLMKHTPAVERRRYLKLQYAELTPGPANIAAIEKLARTLYPAGGQ; from the coding sequence ATGGGTTTTTTGTTGGGATTCGGCGTCAGTGTGGCGCAGGCGTCGGGGTTTCCGGTGACGGTACAGAGTTGCGGCAAGCCGCTGACCTTCACTCAGGCGCCGCAGCGCGCCATCATCAACGATCTCAATATGTCGGAAATGGCGTTTGCGCTGCATCTGCAACCGCAGGTCGTCGGTCTGACCGGCATCAGCGGTTGGTACAAGATGACGCCGGAATTTCGCCGACAAATGGGCGCGATCCCGGAGCTGTCGCCGAAATACCCGTCGCTGGAAACCCTGCTGGGCGCCAACCCGGATTTTTTCTTCGCCGGCTGGAATTACGGCATGAAGGTGGGCGGCGAGGTGACGCCGGATACGCTGGCAAAATACGGCATCAAGACGCTGGTGCTGAGCGAAAGTTGTATTTTCGAAGACCCACATCGCCCGCGCGCCGGCATGGCGCTGCTGTATGACGATGTGCTGACGCTGGGGAAAATTTTCGGCCGTGCCGAACAGGCGCAGGCGCTGGTCGAACAGTGGCGGGCTCGGCTGGCGGCGTTGCCGAAACCGCCGTCAGGCCAGGCTCCGCTTAAAGTGTTTGTGTATGACTCCGGTGAAGACAAGCCTTTTACCAGCGGGTTGTATGCGATGCCGACCGCGATTATCGACGCGGCGGGCGGGCGTAATGTGATGGATGGTATGACGGCGAGTTGGGCCGCCACATCCTGGGAAACGGTTGCGGCGGCGGAGCCGGATCTGATCATTTTGCTGGATTATCAGAACGGCGGTGGCGCCGCAGCGTTACAACATGTTCTGGAGTCACATCCGCTGATGAAGCACACCCCGGCGGTGGAGCGTCGGCGCTACCTGAAGCTGCAATACGCGGAACTGACGCCGGGGCCGGCCAATATCGCAGCGATTGAAAAACTTGCGCGTACGCTTTATCCGGCTGGCGGCCAATAA
- a CDS encoding ABC transporter ATP-binding protein: protein MWQTMPPLLRVEHLNVTHATGQSVLSDIHFSVGERECLAIVGPNGSGKSTLLRALLHEPPPASGGVWLGDKPLAQLSRRQRARRMALMSQHDAPSLTLTVEEYVSLGCLPHVDVLSAAAQQDTVAQVLEETGLWPLRLRKLAALSGGERQRAFLARALAQRPEVLLLDEPTNHLDPLGRAALLALVKQRGIAVVAVLHDLSLVEPFADRVLVLCHGRQVSWDVPARALASECTYPVFGVHSFTVPHPQSGRPLRLFDVPAGTSGFITRGTL, encoded by the coding sequence ATGTGGCAGACCATGCCGCCGTTATTGCGGGTAGAGCATCTGAACGTGACGCACGCCACCGGCCAATCGGTACTGAGCGATATTCACTTTTCGGTCGGCGAGCGTGAGTGCCTGGCGATTGTCGGCCCTAACGGCAGCGGTAAATCCACGCTGTTGCGTGCGCTGCTGCATGAACCGCCGCCCGCCAGCGGCGGTGTCTGGTTGGGGGATAAGCCGCTGGCGCAGCTGTCTCGCCGGCAGCGGGCGCGGCGTATGGCGCTGATGAGCCAGCATGATGCTCCCAGCCTGACGCTCACGGTAGAGGAGTATGTGTCGCTCGGCTGCCTGCCGCATGTGGATGTTCTGTCGGCGGCGGCGCAGCAGGACACGGTAGCGCAAGTGCTGGAGGAGACCGGCTTGTGGCCGTTGCGGCTGCGCAAGTTGGCGGCGTTGTCGGGGGGAGAGCGTCAGCGGGCGTTTCTGGCGCGTGCGCTGGCACAGCGCCCGGAGGTACTGCTGCTGGACGAACCGACCAATCATCTGGACCCGCTCGGTCGAGCGGCATTGCTGGCGCTGGTGAAGCAACGCGGTATTGCCGTGGTGGCGGTACTGCACGATTTATCGCTGGTGGAGCCGTTTGCCGACCGGGTACTGGTGTTGTGCCACGGCCGTCAGGTGAGCTGGGACGTCCCCGCACGGGCGCTGGCCAGTGAGTGCACCTACCCGGTATTTGGTGTGCACAGCTTCACCGTGCCGCATCCCCAGAGCGGACGGCCGTTGCGCCTGTTTGACGTGCCTGCCGGTACGAGTGGATTCATAACCAGAGGAACGCTATGA
- a CDS encoding HD domain-containing protein, with product MTLTEQARVFATEAHAACEQKRKYTGEPYIVHPAAVVTLLMQIEPSQEMIAAAWLHDTVEDTPVTLEQVSAMFGAQVARYVEMLTDVHTRQHGGERIHRKNANLLHSAVACPEAQSIKLCDLIDNSRNVLEQDPAFARPYMVEMRRLLAVLTQGDPRLYAAATRQCDHTILCIHREMGDDNWYQQLWQQYDAHLPLSTVLERTQEWV from the coding sequence ATGACACTGACTGAACAAGCCCGTGTATTTGCTACCGAGGCGCATGCCGCCTGCGAGCAGAAGCGGAAATATACCGGCGAGCCCTATATTGTCCACCCGGCGGCGGTGGTCACTTTGCTGATGCAAATCGAGCCGTCGCAGGAGATGATTGCTGCCGCCTGGTTGCACGATACGGTGGAAGATACCCCCGTAACGCTGGAACAGGTGTCAGCAATGTTTGGCGCGCAGGTGGCTCGCTATGTGGAAATGCTGACTGATGTCCACACCCGGCAACATGGCGGCGAGCGCATTCATCGCAAGAATGCCAATTTGCTGCACAGTGCGGTTGCCTGCCCGGAGGCGCAGAGCATCAAGCTGTGCGATCTGATTGATAACAGTCGCAATGTACTGGAGCAAGACCCGGCGTTTGCCCGGCCATATATGGTGGAAATGCGTCGTTTGCTGGCGGTGCTGACGCAAGGAGACCCGCGGCTGTACGCCGCTGCGACCCGCCAGTGCGATCACACCATCCTGTGCATCCATCGTGAGATGGGCGACGACAACTGGTATCAGCAGCTATGGCAGCAGTATGACGCTCACCTGCCGCTGAGCACGGTGCTGGAGCGAACGCAGGAATGGGTGTGA
- a CDS encoding methyl-accepting chemotaxis protein has protein sequence MHTTALPSSSSGVSSWHHWRLMPMFSSIIGVILILFALAIGFSVHFLMRSNSSLNDVTAEIQVRLGVSNSSNHLRTARLMLIQAAAAAKEGDKDTANSSIQQAEGRLKQSADSFAAYQSREVKTPADLALDDALQQRYNDYVSNGVRPMLEAVKAGRYDDVVAIEWKQTRKLDLAYNEVLLKVVAIRTQRAEALNSGAQQESVLGYSVMAASFVVAVLVSLFTYLCLRRVIINPMRALVERIEHIASGDLTMPLAQWGRGEIGQLGHYLQNMQQSLARTVSNVRHGVEAIYQGITEISAGNSDLSSRTEEQASALEQTAASMEQLTSTVRHNADNANHASQLAGNASGKARQGGELVGGVVKTMGNIHQSSKKISEITNIINGIAFQTNILALNAAVEAARAGEQGRGFAVVAGEVRSLAQRSAQAAKEIEGLITESVALVETGSDQVSRAGETMQDIVSAVTSVTDIMAEISVASQEQSKGIDQVGQAINSIDNVTQQNAALVEQATAAATSLAEQAAGLNQAVSAFRIDGMERQTAMSPAPRSAAAHTALPKTLSGAKKAKTSNDDWETF, from the coding sequence ATGCATACCACAGCCCTGCCTTCCTCGTCGTCCGGTGTGAGTTCCTGGCACCATTGGCGGCTGATGCCGATGTTCAGTTCGATCATCGGTGTCATCCTGATCCTGTTCGCGCTGGCGATAGGGTTTTCGGTTCATTTCCTGATGCGCAGTAACAGCTCCCTCAATGACGTGACGGCGGAAATTCAGGTTCGTCTGGGGGTATCCAACAGTTCCAACCACTTGCGTACTGCCCGACTGATGTTGATTCAGGCCGCGGCGGCAGCCAAAGAGGGGGATAAAGACACCGCCAACAGCAGTATCCAGCAGGCGGAAGGACGCCTGAAGCAATCGGCGGATAGCTTCGCGGCTTATCAGAGCCGTGAAGTCAAAACGCCGGCCGACCTGGCGCTGGATGATGCGCTGCAACAGCGCTACAACGATTACGTCAGCAATGGCGTCAGGCCGATGCTGGAGGCGGTGAAAGCCGGCCGTTACGACGATGTGGTGGCTATCGAATGGAAACAGACCCGCAAACTTGATCTTGCCTACAATGAGGTGTTGCTGAAAGTGGTGGCGATCCGCACTCAGCGGGCGGAAGCGCTCAACAGCGGGGCGCAGCAGGAATCGGTATTGGGTTACAGCGTGATGGCCGCCAGCTTTGTGGTGGCGGTGCTGGTGTCGTTGTTTACCTACCTGTGCCTGCGCCGGGTGATTATCAACCCGATGCGGGCGTTGGTTGAACGCATCGAACATATCGCTTCCGGCGATCTCACCATGCCGCTGGCGCAATGGGGACGCGGTGAAATCGGCCAGTTGGGTCACTATTTGCAAAACATGCAGCAGTCGCTGGCGCGAACCGTCAGCAATGTGCGTCACGGGGTTGAGGCCATTTATCAGGGGATTACTGAAATTTCCGCCGGCAATAGCGATCTCTCCTCCCGTACCGAAGAACAAGCCTCTGCGCTGGAGCAGACTGCCGCCAGTATGGAACAACTGACGTCCACGGTGCGCCATAACGCCGACAACGCTAACCATGCCAGCCAACTGGCGGGTAATGCTTCCGGCAAGGCCCGACAGGGCGGCGAGCTGGTGGGTGGCGTGGTGAAAACCATGGGCAACATCCATCAGAGCTCAAAAAAGATTTCTGAAATTACCAACATTATTAACGGGATTGCCTTCCAGACGAATATTCTGGCGCTTAACGCGGCGGTAGAAGCGGCGCGCGCCGGCGAGCAAGGGCGTGGTTTTGCGGTGGTGGCGGGCGAGGTGCGTTCTCTGGCGCAGCGCAGCGCCCAGGCGGCCAAAGAGATCGAAGGGTTGATCACCGAATCGGTGGCATTGGTGGAAACAGGCTCCGATCAGGTCAGCCGCGCCGGGGAAACGATGCAGGATATCGTCAGCGCCGTGACCAGTGTGACGGACATTATGGCGGAGATTTCGGTGGCATCGCAGGAGCAGAGCAAAGGTATCGATCAGGTGGGTCAGGCGATTAACTCTATCGACAACGTCACCCAGCAAAATGCGGCGTTGGTAGAGCAGGCGACCGCGGCGGCGACGTCACTGGCTGAACAGGCCGCCGGCTTGAACCAGGCGGTGTCGGCGTTCCGTATCGACGGTATGGAGCGTCAGACTGCGATGAGTCCGGCGCCCCGTTCCGCGGCGGCTCACACGGCGCTGCCCAAAACGCTCTCCGGCGCAAAAAAGGCGAAAACCAGCAACGATGACTGGGAAACGTTCTGA
- a CDS encoding SDR family oxidoreductase yields MNMTGNTILITGGGSGIGLGLAAAFYQRGNQVIIAGRHETTLRQAAALFPGMIWRVLDQRDPLAVSAFVAQLTQDYPALNVLINNAGIQRREDLTQPDPQLINDTISTNLLGPLWLTSALTPHLLEQPHAALLNVTSELAFLPQAITPTYCASKAALHAYTEALRCQLRQTSVRVVEIIPPWVQTGLQGDHGYDPRAMPLPDFIDETLALLSQQPQLDEIVVDRARALRFAERDGVYAERFWAFNVEPGS; encoded by the coding sequence ATGAATATGACGGGCAACACGATACTGATTACCGGAGGTGGGTCCGGCATTGGGCTGGGGCTGGCGGCGGCATTTTACCAGCGGGGTAATCAGGTGATCATCGCCGGGCGGCATGAAACGACGTTGCGGCAGGCGGCGGCGCTTTTCCCCGGCATGATCTGGCGCGTGCTGGATCAGCGAGATCCGCTGGCCGTCAGCGCGTTTGTCGCCCAGTTGACGCAGGATTACCCGGCACTCAATGTGCTGATCAACAACGCGGGTATCCAGCGACGTGAAGACCTCACCCAGCCGGATCCGCAACTGATCAACGACACGATATCGACCAATCTATTGGGGCCGCTATGGTTAACCAGCGCATTAACGCCGCATCTGCTGGAACAACCGCATGCGGCGTTGCTGAATGTGACGTCGGAGCTGGCGTTTTTGCCGCAGGCGATTACCCCAACCTATTGTGCCAGCAAAGCGGCGCTGCATGCTTACACCGAGGCCCTGCGCTGCCAATTGCGGCAAACCTCGGTCCGGGTGGTCGAGATTATTCCGCCTTGGGTACAAACCGGTTTGCAGGGCGACCACGGTTATGACCCCCGGGCGATGCCGCTGCCGGATTTTATTGATGAAACGTTGGCCTTGCTGTCACAACAGCCGCAGTTGGATGAGATAGTCGTTGATCGTGCGCGTGCATTGCGGTTTGCCGAGCGTGACGGGGTGTATGCCGAGCGCTTTTGGGCATTCAATGTCGAGCCGGGGAGCTGA
- a CDS encoding 4'-phosphopantetheinyl transferase, protein MLSSFIKDIEWLTIYQAGNTAVYPGHCARCHFDLSAYRDELFALAGLPVPAEIARSVPKRRAEYLAGRYLAQIVLSRLGVAGYVLTSARDRSPQWPQGIAGSLSHNADSVLCAAHPCNQAMTCVGLDIETRMSAERADNLWPGIADEIEYDWLHSHDPISFASMLTLSFSAKESLFKALYPQVKRYFDFLDVRMVELDTVQQTFTLQLLIDLSPDYLMGRRFSGAYQLRESDITTFLFN, encoded by the coding sequence ATGCTTTCTTCATTTATTAAAGATATTGAGTGGTTAACGATTTATCAGGCCGGGAATACGGCCGTTTACCCTGGACATTGCGCTCGCTGCCATTTTGATTTGTCGGCATACCGTGATGAGTTGTTCGCTTTGGCGGGGCTTCCCGTGCCGGCGGAGATTGCGCGTTCGGTGCCGAAACGTCGCGCCGAGTATCTGGCGGGGCGTTATTTGGCGCAAATAGTGCTCTCCCGACTCGGCGTGGCGGGGTATGTGCTGACCAGTGCGCGCGATCGCTCGCCACAGTGGCCGCAGGGGATCGCCGGTTCCCTGAGCCATAATGCCGACAGCGTGCTGTGCGCCGCGCATCCATGCAATCAGGCGATGACGTGCGTGGGGCTGGATATCGAAACCCGGATGAGCGCCGAACGTGCCGACAATCTGTGGCCCGGCATCGCCGACGAGATTGAGTACGACTGGCTGCACTCCCACGATCCGATCAGTTTCGCCAGTATGCTGACGCTGAGCTTTTCGGCTAAAGAGAGCTTGTTTAAGGCGCTGTATCCACAGGTGAAACGTTACTTTGATTTTCTGGATGTGCGTATGGTCGAGCTGGATACCGTGCAGCAAACGTTCACGCTGCAACTGTTGATCGATCTGTCGCCCGATTACCTGATGGGGCGGCGCTTTTCAGGGGCTTACCAACTGCGGGAAAGCGATATCACCACGTTTCTCTTTAACTGA
- a CDS encoding TatD family hydrolase, whose protein sequence is MIDTHCHFDFPLFADDAAGSLALAAQAGVGRLIVPAVAAEHFDRVMTLSRRWPALYAALGLHPLYIAGHQEAHLAELASLLAQAHPRLVAVGEIGLDLYMPEPQFERQKAFLGAQLKLAARHDLPVILHSRRSHDQLAQMLRRYPLACTGVVHGFAGSYDQAMTFIRLGYYIGVGGTITYPRANKTRQAIARLPLDRLLLETDAPDMPVCGFQGQPNRPERITAVFDTLCELRPEWPQVIAGTLLANTLRLFPGLQPPASP, encoded by the coding sequence TTGATTGATACCCATTGCCACTTTGATTTTCCCCTGTTTGCCGACGATGCGGCCGGCAGTCTGGCACTGGCGGCGCAGGCAGGCGTCGGCCGCCTGATTGTACCGGCCGTGGCCGCCGAGCATTTTGACCGGGTCATGACGCTGAGTCGGCGTTGGCCTGCCTTGTACGCCGCGTTGGGGCTGCATCCGCTGTATATCGCCGGACATCAGGAGGCGCACCTGGCTGAACTGGCATCGTTACTGGCCCAGGCACATCCCCGATTGGTGGCGGTGGGGGAGATTGGTCTGGATTTGTACATGCCGGAACCACAATTCGAACGCCAGAAAGCGTTTTTGGGCGCACAACTTAAGCTGGCGGCCAGACATGATCTGCCGGTTATCCTGCATTCCCGCCGTAGCCATGACCAGCTGGCGCAGATGCTGCGTCGTTATCCACTTGCTTGTACCGGCGTGGTGCATGGCTTTGCCGGCAGTTACGATCAAGCCATGACGTTTATTCGTCTGGGTTACTATATCGGTGTTGGCGGCACGATCACCTACCCCCGCGCCAACAAGACCCGTCAGGCGATTGCGCGCCTGCCGCTCGACCGGTTGTTGCTGGAAACCGATGCACCGGATATGCCGGTGTGCGGGTTTCAGGGGCAGCCCAATCGCCCGGAGCGGATTACCGCTGTGTTCGACACCTTGTGTGAACTGCGCCCGGAATGGCCGCAGGTCATTGCTGGAACTCTGCTTGCCAATACACTGCGGTTGTTTCCCGGGTTGCAACCACCCGCATCGCCCTAA
- a CDS encoding CsbD family protein has product MNLDVAIGRWKQWKGCLWELWAECVDSDGAWVSGNHDFLAGVMQEYYGKEQDKVSSEHDGVH; this is encoded by the coding sequence ATGAATCTGGATGTCGCTATTGGCAGATGGAAGCAATGGAAGGGATGCCTGTGGGAGCTGTGGGCCGAGTGCGTTGACAGCGATGGCGCCTGGGTATCGGGAAACCACGATTTTCTGGCGGGTGTGATGCAGGAATATTACGGAAAAGAGCAGGACAAGGTATCCTCGGAACATGATGGCGTGCATTGA